The following proteins are encoded in a genomic region of Nocardioides sp. cx-173:
- the miaB gene encoding tRNA (N6-isopentenyl adenosine(37)-C2)-methylthiotransferase MiaB, translating into MSSARTYEVRTYGCQMNVHDSERLTGLLETAGYVAAPADRQADVVVFNTCAVRENADNKLYGNLSHLAPIKAANPNLQIAVGGCLAQKDRETITARAPYVDVVFGTHNIGSLPVLLERARVQQEAQVEILESLDVFPSTLPTKRESAYAAWVSVSVGCNNTCTFCIVPALRGKEKDRRPGEILAEIEALVAEGVSEVTLLGQNVNAYGVEFGDRQAFSKLLRACGSVEGLERVRFTSPHPAEFTDDVIEAMAETPNVMPSLHMPLQSGSDKVLKDMRRSYRSSKYLGIIERVRAALPDAAITTDIIVGFPGETEADFQATLDVVRQSRFSGAFTFQYSKRPGTPAATLPDQVPPEVVKDRYGRLADLVNEVAWEENKRLVGRRVELMVAEGEGRKDAATLRLSGRAPDNRLVHFAADSLVERPRPGDMVTVDVTYAAPHHLVADAPATVRRTRSGDAWEARQAQPSGAGVSLGMPSLGVPAPLADAPACR; encoded by the coding sequence ATGAGCAGCGCGCGCACGTACGAGGTCCGCACCTACGGGTGCCAGATGAACGTCCACGACTCCGAGCGGCTGACCGGCCTGCTCGAGACGGCGGGCTACGTCGCCGCGCCGGCGGACCGCCAGGCAGACGTGGTCGTGTTCAACACCTGCGCCGTGCGCGAGAACGCCGACAACAAGCTCTACGGCAACCTGTCGCACCTGGCGCCGATCAAGGCCGCCAACCCGAACCTGCAGATCGCGGTCGGCGGCTGCCTGGCGCAGAAGGACCGCGAGACGATCACGGCCAGGGCGCCGTACGTCGACGTCGTGTTCGGCACCCACAACATCGGCTCGCTGCCGGTGCTGCTGGAGCGGGCGCGGGTGCAGCAGGAGGCACAGGTCGAGATCCTGGAGTCCCTCGACGTCTTCCCCTCGACGCTGCCGACCAAGCGCGAGTCGGCGTACGCCGCCTGGGTGTCGGTGTCGGTGGGCTGCAACAACACCTGCACGTTCTGCATCGTGCCGGCGCTGCGCGGCAAGGAGAAGGACCGCCGTCCCGGCGAGATCCTCGCCGAGATCGAGGCACTGGTCGCCGAGGGCGTCTCGGAGGTCACGCTGCTGGGGCAGAACGTCAACGCCTACGGGGTGGAGTTTGGCGACCGGCAGGCGTTCTCCAAGCTGCTGCGGGCGTGCGGGTCGGTCGAGGGGCTGGAGCGGGTGCGGTTCACCTCGCCGCACCCCGCGGAGTTCACCGACGACGTCATCGAGGCGATGGCCGAGACCCCCAACGTGATGCCGTCGCTGCACATGCCACTGCAGTCCGGCTCCGACAAGGTCCTCAAGGACATGCGCCGCTCCTACCGCTCCTCGAAGTACCTCGGGATCATCGAGCGGGTCCGCGCCGCCCTGCCCGACGCCGCGATCACCACCGACATCATCGTGGGCTTCCCCGGCGAGACCGAGGCGGACTTCCAGGCCACGCTGGACGTCGTGCGGCAGTCGCGGTTCTCGGGCGCCTTCACCTTCCAGTACTCCAAGCGCCCCGGCACCCCCGCGGCCACGCTGCCGGACCAGGTCCCGCCCGAGGTGGTCAAGGACCGCTACGGGCGCCTGGCCGACCTCGTCAACGAGGTCGCCTGGGAGGAGAACAAGCGCCTCGTCGGCCGCCGCGTCGAGCTGATGGTCGCCGAGGGCGAGGGCCGCAAGGACGCCGCCACGCTGCGCCTGTCCGGCCGGGCCCCCGACAACCGGCTGGTCCACTTCGCCGCCGACTCGCTGGTCGAGAGGCCGCGGCCCGGCGACATGGTCACCGTCGACGTCACGTACGCCGCCCCGCACCACCTGGTCGCGGACGCGCCGGCGACCGTGCGCCGTACCCGCTCGGGGGACGCGTGGGAGGCCCGCCAGGCCCAGCCCTCAGGGGCCGGGGTCTCGCTCGGGATGCCCAGCCTCGGCGTGCCCGCGCCGCTCGCCGACGCCCCGGCCTGCCGCTGA
- a CDS encoding amino acid ABC transporter permease: MQAVLDNFDAYLKAFGYTFALFLVSGFLSLVLGTLLVAMRVGPIAVLRTAASVYVTVVRNTPLVIVFGFFSFAAPPLGINFKWLDVSIGGYDFTTLFGAAVASLSLYTSAFVCEALRSGINAVPLGQAEAARAIGLPFGGVMRQVVLPLAFRASLPPLASVQIALIKNTSVAAVFGVAEATYDMRSLLNDFGATQKFGIFVCFAIGYIVIVEVFSFISYRLERRWRVAL, from the coding sequence GTGCAGGCCGTCCTCGACAACTTCGACGCCTATCTCAAGGCCTTCGGCTACACCTTCGCGCTCTTCCTCGTCTCGGGTTTCCTCTCCCTGGTGCTGGGCACGCTGCTCGTCGCCATGCGGGTCGGCCCGATCGCCGTGCTCCGCACCGCCGCGTCGGTCTACGTCACCGTGGTGCGCAACACCCCCCTGGTGATCGTGTTCGGGTTCTTCTCCTTCGCCGCACCCCCGCTCGGCATCAACTTCAAGTGGCTCGACGTCAGCATCGGCGGCTACGACTTCACGACGCTGTTCGGCGCCGCCGTGGCCTCGTTGAGCCTCTACACCTCGGCGTTCGTCTGCGAGGCGCTCCGCTCGGGGATCAACGCGGTGCCCCTCGGCCAAGCCGAGGCCGCCCGCGCGATCGGGCTGCCCTTCGGCGGCGTCATGCGCCAGGTCGTCCTGCCGCTCGCCTTCCGCGCTTCACTGCCGCCGCTGGCGAGCGTGCAGATCGCCCTCATCAAGAACACCTCGGTGGCCGCGGTCTTCGGCGTCGCCGAGGCGACCTACGACATGCGTAGTCTGCTCAACGACTTCGGCGCCACCCAGAAGTTCGGGATCTTCGTCTGCTTCGCGATCGGCTACATCGTGATCGTCGAGGTCTTCTCCTTCATCTCCTACAGACTCGAGCGCCGATGGAGGGTGGCCCTGTGA
- a CDS encoding TIGR03857 family LLM class F420-dependent oxidoreductase yields MTHTTPGVASAQELPELACYGLAGHSASPADLVGEVREAERLGIGSVFLSERFNVKDAAVLAGAAVAASTTIGVATAATNHNSRHPLVTATMATTLHRMSGGRYALGLGRGFDLLFDVMGLPRVTGAQLADAVGIYRRLWHGEAFGHEGPAGSYPYLSQDSGFDEHIPVLMMAIGPKSLALAGRVADGVVLHTFLGDETLARSVRLVRESAAAAGRDPAAVRIWAVLAVVEESIPEEQRLRKLVGRLATYLQGYGEVLVRANGWDPADLRRFREDRLVQGYAGAFDAVGTTEQLTYLRDEVLPAEWLAASATGSADACARRVLDQLDAGADSVVLHGATPTELAPVVSAYRGLRPVGRFDALPTNPGWAR; encoded by the coding sequence GTGACGCACACCACACCGGGTGTCGCTTCGGCCCAGGAGCTGCCGGAGCTCGCCTGCTACGGGCTGGCCGGGCACAGCGCCAGTCCGGCCGACCTGGTCGGCGAGGTCCGCGAGGCCGAGCGGCTGGGGATCGGGTCGGTGTTCCTCTCCGAGCGGTTCAACGTCAAGGACGCCGCCGTGCTCGCCGGAGCGGCGGTCGCCGCGTCGACCACGATCGGCGTCGCCACCGCCGCCACCAACCACAACAGCCGGCACCCGCTGGTCACCGCCACCATGGCCACGACGCTGCACCGGATGAGCGGCGGGCGCTACGCCCTCGGGCTGGGCCGCGGCTTCGACCTGCTCTTCGACGTCATGGGGCTCCCCCGCGTCACCGGCGCCCAGCTGGCCGACGCCGTCGGGATCTACCGCCGGCTCTGGCACGGCGAGGCGTTCGGCCACGAGGGCCCGGCCGGGAGCTACCCCTACCTCAGCCAGGACAGCGGCTTCGACGAGCACATCCCGGTGCTGATGATGGCGATCGGGCCGAAGTCGCTCGCGCTCGCCGGCCGCGTGGCCGACGGGGTCGTGCTGCACACGTTCCTCGGCGACGAGACGCTGGCCCGCTCGGTGCGCCTGGTCCGCGAGTCGGCCGCCGCCGCCGGCCGCGACCCGGCCGCCGTACGGATCTGGGCGGTGCTGGCCGTCGTCGAGGAGTCGATCCCCGAGGAGCAGCGGCTGCGCAAGCTGGTGGGACGGCTGGCGACGTACCTGCAGGGGTACGGCGAGGTGCTGGTGCGCGCCAACGGCTGGGACCCCGCGGACCTGCGGCGCTTCCGGGAGGACCGCCTCGTGCAGGGCTACGCCGGCGCGTTCGACGCGGTCGGGACCACCGAGCAGCTGACCTACCTGCGCGACGAGGTGCTGCCCGCCGAGTGGCTGGCGGCCTCGGCGACCGGGTCCGCGGACGCGTGCGCGCGGCGGGTGCTCGACCAGCTCGACGCGGGGGCCGACAGCGTCGTCCTGCACGGCGCGACGCCCACGGAGCTGGCCCCGGTCGTGTCGGCGTACCGGGGGCTGCGGCCGGTCGGTCGCTTCGACGCGCTGCCGACCAACCCCGGGTGGGCGCGATGA
- a CDS encoding antitoxin, protein MSFLDDAKKKLADAVDKHGDKISDGIDKAAAAADQRTGGKHADKIAKAQAKAKDGLDRLDGKNDGPR, encoded by the coding sequence ATGAGCTTCCTGGACGACGCGAAGAAGAAGCTGGCCGACGCCGTCGACAAGCACGGGGACAAGATCTCCGACGGCATCGACAAGGCGGCCGCGGCCGCCGACCAGCGCACCGGCGGCAAGCACGCCGACAAGATCGCCAAGGCCCAGGCCAAGGCGAAGGACGGCCTGGACCGGCTCGACGGCAAGAACGACGGCCCGCGGTGA
- a CDS encoding VOC family protein, protein MRLHHVQVACPRGGEDVARAFYAGALGLHEVDKPEDLRARGGAWFRAYDEDGGVTAEIHVGVEDPFLPARKAHPALLLGSAAELDAVRRRLENAGYEVDLSQRDTFPGHDRVHTFDGHGNRVELLVAAPARFTG, encoded by the coding sequence ATGAGGCTGCACCACGTCCAAGTCGCCTGCCCGCGCGGCGGGGAGGACGTCGCCCGCGCCTTCTACGCCGGCGCCCTCGGCCTGCACGAGGTCGACAAGCCCGAGGACCTGCGCGCTCGGGGCGGTGCGTGGTTCCGCGCGTACGACGAGGACGGTGGCGTCACCGCCGAGATCCACGTCGGTGTCGAGGACCCGTTCCTCCCCGCACGCAAGGCCCACCCCGCCCTCCTCCTCGGCAGCGCCGCGGAGCTCGACGCCGTACGCCGCCGACTCGAGAACGCCGGCTACGAGGTCGACCTCAGCCAGCGCGACACCTTCCCCGGCCACGATCGGGTCCATACCTTCGACGGTCATGGCAACCGGGTGGAGCTGCTGGTTGCTGCGCCCGCGAGATTCACCGGGTAG
- a CDS encoding phosphotransferase family protein — MSAGVVTEAAALTPDWLSEALGGRVDDAVASAVGTGQIGTCFRLTLTGDGGVPASVLVKLPASDPASRDLLAGAYRGELVFYADIAPTVAVRVPACHYAAVTPDSGDFVLVLEDLAPMRQGDQVAGCTVEQAHDAVVNLAGLHGPRWCDPTLEDFDHLALTPADQIDLLAELAPSTTELFVDGLGDLLSAEDVATLRAVAEVVGPWSYARSERFALVHGDYRLDNLMFHPDGARGSVALDWQTLSLGLPARDLAYVVGTSLSPKVRRLHERGLVAAYHRALTSYGVGGHSLEQCWDDYRFAMVQGPLVATFGCAYGTRSPRGDRMFATMVARSCAAIRDLGTLALV, encoded by the coding sequence ATGAGCGCCGGCGTCGTCACCGAGGCCGCGGCACTGACCCCCGACTGGCTCTCCGAGGCGCTCGGCGGCCGGGTCGACGACGCGGTCGCCTCCGCGGTCGGGACCGGTCAGATCGGCACCTGCTTCCGGCTCACGCTCACCGGCGACGGCGGCGTCCCGGCGTCCGTGCTGGTCAAGCTGCCGGCCTCGGACCCGGCCTCGCGCGACCTGCTGGCGGGCGCCTACCGCGGCGAGCTGGTCTTCTACGCCGACATCGCGCCGACCGTGGCCGTGCGCGTGCCGGCGTGCCACTACGCGGCGGTGACCCCCGACTCCGGGGACTTCGTGCTGGTGCTGGAGGACCTGGCGCCGATGCGGCAGGGCGACCAGGTGGCCGGCTGCACCGTCGAGCAGGCGCACGACGCGGTGGTCAACCTCGCCGGCCTGCACGGGCCGCGCTGGTGCGATCCCACGCTCGAGGACTTCGACCATCTCGCGCTGACACCGGCGGACCAGATCGACCTGCTGGCCGAGCTCGCCCCGTCGACCACCGAGCTGTTCGTCGACGGGCTCGGCGACCTGCTCTCGGCCGAGGACGTCGCCACGCTGCGCGCGGTCGCCGAGGTCGTCGGGCCGTGGAGCTACGCCCGCAGCGAGCGCTTCGCGTTGGTGCACGGCGACTACCGCCTCGACAACCTGATGTTCCACCCCGACGGCGCCCGCGGCTCGGTCGCCCTGGACTGGCAGACCCTCTCGCTCGGCCTGCCCGCCCGCGACCTCGCCTATGTCGTGGGAACCTCGCTGTCGCCGAAGGTCCGGCGCCTCCACGAGCGCGGCCTGGTGGCGGCCTACCACCGCGCCCTCACGTCGTACGGCGTCGGCGGGCACAGCCTCGAGCAGTGCTGGGACGACTACCGCTTCGCGATGGTGCAGGGTCCGCTGGTGGCGACGTTCGGATGCGCCTACGGCACCCGCAGCCCGCGTGGCGACCGGATGTTCGCCACCATGGTGGCCCGCTCCTGCGCGGCCATCCGCGACCTCGGCACGTTGGCGCTGGTGTGA
- a CDS encoding glutamate ABC transporter substrate-binding protein → MRHTRIKAAIAVLGLTLSLAACGDAGSDDEGGNDVEVKENAADDFEDGTYMKELAEAGKITVGVKYDQPGLGFKGATADVPSGFDVEIAKLLVADLGIDPEDTDATTWEETVSDNREPFLTEGKVDLVLASYSITDERRQVVGQTGPYFTTGQQLLVPADSDVESIDDLKGQEVCSVTGSTSIDRINEKGAKGVGFDSYSECVQKVLDGTVAAMSTDGSILAGFAAQNEGQLKVVGDEFSEERIGVGYSLEHPEMCEWINGVLEESFEDGSWAKAFEDTLGPSGVETPDPPALDECPAA, encoded by the coding sequence ATGCGACACACGAGGATCAAGGCCGCGATCGCGGTGCTCGGGCTGACGCTCAGCCTGGCCGCCTGCGGCGACGCGGGCAGCGACGACGAGGGCGGGAACGACGTCGAGGTGAAGGAGAACGCCGCCGACGACTTCGAGGACGGCACCTACATGAAGGAGCTGGCCGAGGCGGGCAAGATCACCGTCGGCGTCAAGTACGACCAGCCGGGCCTGGGCTTCAAGGGCGCGACCGCCGACGTCCCCTCGGGCTTCGACGTGGAGATCGCCAAGCTGCTGGTGGCCGACCTGGGCATCGACCCGGAGGACACCGACGCCACCACGTGGGAGGAGACGGTCTCCGACAACCGCGAGCCGTTCCTCACCGAGGGCAAGGTCGACCTGGTGCTCGCGTCGTACTCGATCACCGACGAGCGACGCCAGGTCGTCGGCCAGACCGGCCCGTACTTCACCACCGGCCAGCAGCTGCTGGTGCCGGCCGACAGCGACGTCGAGAGCATCGACGACCTCAAGGGCCAGGAGGTCTGCTCGGTGACGGGCTCGACCTCGATCGACCGCATCAACGAGAAGGGCGCCAAGGGTGTGGGCTTCGACAGCTACTCCGAGTGCGTGCAGAAGGTGCTCGACGGCACGGTGGCCGCGATGTCGACCGACGGCTCGATCCTGGCGGGCTTCGCCGCCCAGAACGAGGGCCAGCTGAAGGTCGTCGGTGACGAGTTCTCCGAGGAGCGCATCGGCGTCGGCTACAGCCTGGAGCACCCCGAGATGTGCGAGTGGATCAACGGCGTCCTCGAGGAGAGCTTCGAGGACGGCTCGTGGGCGAAGGCGTTCGAGGACACGCTCGGCCCCTCGGGCGTCGAGACCCCCGACCCGCCGGCGCTCGACGAGTGCCCCGCGGCCTGA
- a CDS encoding hotdog fold domain-containing protein, whose translation MSQVLTLWNRANALPVLGAGVGRRVFSLAFAQKAPYFASIRPCFTDLRPNRAELVIPRRRRVHNHLGTVHAIALCNGLEAAMGALAEVTIPADKRWIPKGMEVAYTAKATSDITCIAETDPEQWTSDDPDLPVRVRGLRDDGTVVIEGVIKLWVTPRTR comes from the coding sequence ATGAGTCAGGTCCTCACCCTCTGGAACCGCGCGAACGCCCTTCCCGTCCTCGGCGCCGGCGTCGGCCGTCGCGTGTTCTCCCTCGCCTTCGCCCAGAAGGCGCCGTACTTCGCCTCGATCCGCCCGTGCTTCACCGATCTGCGGCCCAACCGGGCCGAGCTGGTGATCCCCAGGCGCCGACGCGTCCACAACCACCTCGGGACGGTGCACGCGATCGCCCTGTGCAACGGCCTCGAGGCGGCGATGGGCGCGCTCGCCGAGGTGACGATCCCGGCCGACAAGCGGTGGATCCCCAAGGGGATGGAGGTCGCCTACACGGCCAAGGCCACCAGCGACATCACGTGCATCGCCGAGACCGACCCCGAGCAGTGGACCTCCGACGACCCGGACCTGCCGGTGCGCGTCCGCGGCCTGCGCGACGACGGCACCGTGGTCATCGAGGGCGTCATCAAGCTGTGGGTGACGCCGAGGACGCGCTGA
- a CDS encoding peptidase E, which yields MPADAPTILATSGGIVAGERTRWEIGPLTRHAIELAGVTGRAPRVCYLGTAGGDSTEGIRNFYDLAQLAGLHGSHVQLFTMPNVPDLREHLLSQDVIWVFGGSVAGLLAMWELHGVGEVMREAWEVGVVLTGVSAGSICWHVGGTTDSFGPDLRPITNGLALLPYSNGVHYDSEEQRRPLFQSLVAGGTLPPGYATDDGAGLLYRGTELVEALAENDRAGAYFVDRTAAGEAVETELDVRRL from the coding sequence ATGCCCGCCGACGCCCCCACGATCCTGGCGACCTCCGGCGGCATCGTCGCCGGCGAGCGCACCCGCTGGGAGATCGGTCCCCTCACCCGGCACGCGATCGAGCTGGCCGGCGTGACCGGCCGCGCGCCGCGGGTCTGCTACCTCGGCACCGCCGGCGGCGACTCGACCGAGGGCATCCGCAACTTCTACGACCTGGCGCAGCTGGCCGGGCTGCACGGCTCGCACGTGCAGCTGTTCACGATGCCCAACGTGCCGGACCTGCGCGAGCACCTGCTGTCGCAGGACGTCATCTGGGTGTTCGGTGGCAGCGTCGCCGGCCTGCTGGCGATGTGGGAGCTGCACGGGGTCGGTGAGGTCATGCGTGAGGCCTGGGAGGTCGGAGTCGTCCTCACCGGCGTCTCGGCCGGGTCGATCTGCTGGCACGTCGGCGGCACGACCGACTCCTTCGGCCCGGACCTGCGACCGATCACCAACGGCCTGGCCCTGCTGCCGTACTCCAACGGCGTCCACTACGACTCCGAGGAGCAGCGCCGCCCGCTCTTCCAGTCCCTGGTCGCGGGCGGCACCCTCCCGCCCGGCTACGCCACCGACGACGGCGCCGGCCTGCTCTACCGCGGCACCGAGCTCGTCGAGGCGCTCGCGGAGAACGACCGGGCCGGCGCGTACTTCGTCGACCGCACCGCCGCCGGCGAGGCCGTGGAGACCGAGCTCGACGTACGCCGACTCTGA
- a CDS encoding class I SAM-dependent methyltransferase: MPLTTPRLAAAALRRLRGARPAEPAPGPGRPERPAGPPSAAPAGSLRLDGGFTDRFPGFLDTSQTSSYPWRLNLRHEAIFTMNRQLFDGARVLDIASHDGRWSMAALDAGAAHVTGIEARPELVAHAGENLARYGVTADRFSFEAGDVFDFLAREGHEYDVVLCLGFLYHTLRHTELLGRARDTGARHLVIDTEVHRHPETIVRLATEPVEREGNAVPDGYAPGDTVITGRPTLSALELLGRSTGFELTRLADWDGLLRDNPDATQISDYRIGRRLTATFERR, from the coding sequence ATGCCGTTGACCACTCCCCGTCTCGCCGCCGCCGCGCTGCGCCGCCTGCGCGGCGCGCGCCCCGCCGAGCCGGCTCCCGGGCCTGGACGGCCGGAGCGGCCGGCCGGCCCGCCGTCCGCCGCGCCCGCCGGCTCGCTGCGCCTGGACGGCGGCTTCACCGACCGCTTCCCGGGCTTCCTCGACACCAGCCAGACCTCGTCGTACCCGTGGCGGCTCAACCTGCGCCACGAGGCGATCTTCACGATGAACCGGCAGCTCTTCGACGGGGCCCGGGTGCTCGACATCGCCAGCCACGACGGCCGCTGGTCGATGGCCGCGCTGGACGCCGGCGCCGCCCACGTCACCGGCATCGAGGCCCGCCCCGAGCTCGTGGCGCACGCGGGGGAGAACCTCGCCCGCTACGGCGTCACGGCCGACCGCTTCTCCTTCGAGGCCGGGGACGTCTTCGACTTCCTGGCGCGGGAGGGCCATGAGTACGACGTGGTCCTGTGCCTGGGCTTCCTCTACCACACGCTGCGCCACACCGAGCTGCTCGGACGGGCCCGCGACACCGGCGCCCGGCACCTGGTGATCGACACCGAGGTGCACCGCCACCCCGAGACGATCGTGCGCCTCGCGACCGAGCCCGTCGAGCGCGAGGGCAACGCCGTACCCGACGGCTATGCGCCCGGCGACACCGTCATCACCGGCCGCCCCACCCTGTCCGCGCTCGAGCTCCTCGGGCGCTCGACCGGCTTCGAGCTCACCCGCCTGGCCGACTGGGACGGGCTGCTGCGTGACAACCCCGACGCCACCCAGATCAGCGACTACCGCATCGGCCGCCGGCTGACCGCCACCTTCGAGCGTCGCTGA
- a CDS encoding amino acid ABC transporter ATP-binding protein, with the protein MTTLENEERTPQTGEPLVVLDKVDKWFGDLHVLQDINLTVHRGEVVVVIGPSGSGKSTLCRAINRLETIDKGSITLDGQPLPQEGKALANLRAEVGMVFQSFNLFAHKTILENVTLGPIKVRKMPKAEAEARAKELLDRVGIAQQAGKYPAQLSGGQQQRVAIARALAMEPKVMLFDEPTSALDPEMIREVLDVMVDLAERGMTMVVVTHEMGFARTAADRVLFMADGQIVEENTPEQFFTNPQSDRAKDFLGKILKH; encoded by the coding sequence ATGACGACGCTGGAGAACGAGGAGCGGACCCCGCAGACGGGCGAGCCGCTCGTCGTGCTCGACAAGGTCGACAAATGGTTCGGCGACCTGCACGTGCTGCAGGACATCAACCTCACCGTCCACCGCGGCGAGGTGGTCGTCGTCATCGGGCCGTCGGGGTCCGGCAAGTCGACGCTGTGCCGCGCCATCAACCGGCTCGAGACCATCGACAAGGGCTCGATCACCCTCGACGGGCAGCCGCTCCCGCAGGAGGGCAAGGCGCTGGCCAACCTGCGCGCCGAGGTCGGCATGGTGTTCCAGAGCTTCAACCTCTTCGCCCACAAGACGATCCTCGAGAACGTCACGCTGGGACCGATCAAGGTCCGCAAGATGCCCAAGGCCGAGGCCGAGGCCCGGGCGAAGGAGCTCCTGGACCGGGTCGGCATCGCCCAGCAGGCCGGCAAGTACCCCGCCCAGCTCTCCGGCGGGCAGCAGCAGCGCGTCGCGATCGCCCGTGCGCTGGCCATGGAGCCCAAGGTCATGCTCTTCGACGAGCCGACCTCGGCGCTCGACCCCGAGATGATCCGAGAGGTCCTCGACGTCATGGTCGACCTCGCCGAACGCGGCATGACGATGGTCGTGGTCACCCACGAGATGGGCTTCGCCCGGACGGCGGCCGACCGGGTGCTCTTCATGGCCGACGGCCAGATCGTCGAGGAGAACACCCCCGAGCAGTTCTTCACCAACCCCCAGAGCGATCGGGCCAAGGACTTCCTCGGCAAGATCCTCAAGCACTGA
- a CDS encoding amino acid ABC transporter permease, with product MSDSVLFDAPGPRTVRRHRLYGVLGLLAVLGVLAFVIKRFYDAGVFEGDKWEVFVTPDYVRVIIVDGLLNTLKMAGAAVIGACVLGFLLGVAKLSDHRLVRWPAWLVVEFFRAVPVLLLMVFTWFALGINNNGSSFWAVVIALTLYNGAVLAEVLRAGVNAVPKGQREAGYAIGMRKTQVMNIVLMPQAVKIMLPAIISQCIVALKDTALGQYVLAPGLTRIYKQIFLEFDNRVPTMIVIASIYIIINLLLTALATWLQHKLVGRKSPLDVTRIGNMQGGENTGGTI from the coding sequence GTGAGCGACTCCGTGCTCTTCGACGCACCCGGGCCACGCACCGTTCGCCGGCACCGGCTCTACGGCGTGCTGGGACTTCTCGCCGTCCTCGGGGTGCTGGCCTTCGTGATCAAGCGCTTCTACGACGCCGGGGTGTTCGAGGGCGACAAGTGGGAGGTCTTCGTCACCCCCGACTACGTCCGCGTGATCATCGTCGACGGTCTGCTCAACACCCTCAAGATGGCGGGGGCGGCGGTCATCGGCGCCTGCGTGCTCGGCTTCCTGCTCGGCGTCGCGAAGCTCTCGGACCACCGACTGGTCCGGTGGCCGGCATGGCTGGTGGTCGAGTTCTTCCGCGCCGTACCCGTCCTGCTGCTCATGGTCTTCACCTGGTTCGCGCTGGGCATCAACAACAACGGCTCGTCGTTCTGGGCCGTGGTCATCGCGCTGACCCTCTACAACGGCGCGGTGCTCGCCGAGGTGCTGCGCGCCGGGGTCAACGCCGTGCCGAAGGGCCAGCGCGAGGCGGGGTACGCCATCGGCATGCGCAAGACGCAGGTCATGAACATCGTGCTCATGCCGCAGGCGGTCAAGATCATGCTGCCCGCGATCATCAGCCAGTGCATCGTGGCCCTGAAGGACACCGCGCTGGGGCAGTACGTCCTGGCGCCGGGCCTCACCCGGATCTACAAGCAGATCTTCCTGGAGTTCGACAACCGGGTGCCCACGATGATCGTCATCGCCAGCATCTACATCATCATCAACCTGCTGCTCACCGCCTTGGCGACGTGGCTGCAGCACAAGCTGGTCGGGAGGAAGAGCCCCCTGGACGTCACCCGGATCGGCAACATGCAGGGTGGCGAGAACACCGGCGGGACCATCTGA
- a CDS encoding NUDIX hydrolase has product MSPDPTHGRFVVVPAAYVFLLRDGIFGPEVLLQLRQNTGYMDDHWAAAAAGHVERGETAYDAAHREAAEEIAVADLALEFVTTMQRTRHADPIDERVDFFFTARSWTGEPRIVEPEKCAELRWCRLDALPDPVVPHELSVLQALRSGTTTPYSTFGFSRSHHA; this is encoded by the coding sequence GTGAGCCCGGACCCCACTCACGGCCGCTTCGTGGTCGTCCCGGCGGCGTACGTCTTCCTGCTGCGCGACGGCATCTTCGGCCCCGAGGTGCTGCTGCAGCTGCGCCAGAACACCGGCTACATGGACGACCACTGGGCCGCGGCCGCGGCCGGCCACGTCGAGCGCGGCGAGACGGCGTACGACGCGGCGCACCGCGAGGCCGCCGAGGAGATCGCGGTGGCCGACCTGGCGCTGGAGTTCGTGACCACGATGCAGCGCACCCGGCACGCCGACCCGATCGACGAGCGCGTGGACTTCTTCTTCACCGCGCGCTCGTGGACCGGCGAGCCGCGCATCGTGGAGCCCGAGAAGTGCGCCGAGCTGCGCTGGTGCCGCCTGGATGCGCTGCCCGACCCGGTCGTGCCGCACGAGCTGTCCGTGTTGCAAGCCCTGAGGTCGGGTACCACGACCCCGTACAGCACCTTCGGATTCTCAAGGAGTCACCATGCCTGA